One part of the Aspergillus luchuensis IFO 4308 DNA, chromosome 5, nearly complete sequence genome encodes these proteins:
- a CDS encoding uncharacterized protein (COG:S;~EggNog:ENOG410Q256;~InterPro:IPR036389;~go_function: GO:0004525 - ribonuclease III activity [Evidence IEA];~go_process: GO:0006396 - RNA processing [Evidence IEA]) has product MTSVRSKLIDSIQDRLGVSFENSTLIHEAFMAASAVGRDKQINQIVSRIASNRNLAQRGFELGLDRCVCKNPSQGNFVSDKLMATTVEAIAAAVFLETSWVRAALQRIVDALGLAWPDS; this is encoded by the exons ATGACCAGTGTCCGCAGCAAACTTATTGATTCTATCCAAGATCGCTTGGGCGTTTCATTCGAGAATTCAACGCTAATTCACGAAGCTTTCATGGCTGCTAGCGCGGTTGGCAGAGATA AGCAAATCAACCAAATTGTCTCCCGCATTGCCAGTAATAGGAACCTTGCCCAGCGGGGGTTCGAACTGGGTCTTGATCGGTGCGTTTGCAAGAATCCCTCCCAGGGCAATTTTGTCTCCGACAAGCTGATGGCAACTACTGTTGAGGCTATTGCCGCTGCCGTCTTCCTAGAAACAAGCTGGGTTCGAGCAGCATTGCAGAGAATTGTGGATGCATTAGGCCTGGCGTGGCCAGATTCTTGA
- a CDS encoding thiamine-triphosphatase (COG:S;~EggNog:ENOG410PPA6;~InterPro:IPR012177,IPR039582,IPR033469;~go_function: GO:0050333 - thiamin-triphosphatase activity [Evidence IEA];~go_process: GO:0006772 - thiamine metabolic process [Evidence IEA]), with protein MAPFRLLTLEVERKFSRLAVQPLTLAGGHPPFRSLRYLGLRSMHDIYYDLDGLLSSKGIWVRKRDGDWEAKIKDGRNFQNSRFMEMRNPEEISRHLKLSTGISQTELTNFGLRELASFTTFRQSWVADDDFTIVQDTMDFDNHMVGEVELQCTLPRSPSSIRTTEEERALRLEEMDSRIRRFMTRYAWAFHVGQPKGKLAAFLERSSN; from the coding sequence ATGGCCCCCTTCAGGCTGCTCACCTTAGAGGTAGAACGCAAGTTCAGCCGACTTGCCGTGCAGCCATTGACTCTTGCCGGAGGACACCCGCCATTTCGAAGTCTGCGGTACTTGGGTTTACGCTCCATGCATGATATATACTACGATTTAGATGGCCTGCTATCCTCGAAAGGCATTTGGGTCCGCAAGAGGGACGGTGACTGGGAAGCCAAAATAAAAGATGGCAGAAATTTCCAGAATTCTAGGTTCATGGAGATGCGCAACCCAGAGGAAATCTCTCGTCACCTGAAACTTTCTACGGGTATTAGCCAAACTGAACTCACCAACTTTGGGCTACGGGAGTTGGCTTCATTTACAACATTTCGGCAAAGCTGGGTCGCCGACGATGACTTCACAATTGTTCAGGACACCATGGATTTCGACAATCATATGGTCGGGGAGGTTGAGCTGCAATGTACTCTCCCAAGGAGTCCTAGTTCTATCCGTACTACCGAGGAAGAACGCGCTCTGagactggaggagatggactCCCGGATCCGCAGATTCATGACTCGTTATGCATGGGCATTTCATGTAGGTCAACCGAAGGGCAAGCTTGCAGCATTCCTCGAGAGGTCATCAAATTGA
- a CDS encoding GTP cyclohydrolase I (COG:H;~EggNog:ENOG410PFKM;~InterPro:IPR018234,IPR043134,IPR001474,IPR020602, IPR043133;~PFAM:PF01227;~go_function: GO:0003934 - GTP cyclohydrolase I activity [Evidence IEA];~go_process: GO:0046654 - tetrahydrofolate biosynthetic process [Evidence IEA]), which produces MEAPSTSTTDLQDAKTGPCTIDGTTTSTSRTLLVGEVQCKETHANAGNSTYVEIEARLITIDKDMLQCLGEDPTREGLAKTPERYARAILFFTKGYTENPKDIVGNAIFTVDSRELVLVKDIEISSLCEHHLMPFVGKIHIGYIPDGRVLGLSKLARLAESFARRLQLQERLTQQIANAIQQILEPQGVGVIMEASHMCMVTRGTQKFAAMTTTCCMTGVLQRDGRARDHFYFLLNRR; this is translated from the exons ATGGAGGCGCCATCAACATCTACGACAGACCTTCAGGATGCTAAGACCGGACCATGTACCATTGATGGCACGACTACTTCAACGTCCCGCACTTTGCTTGTTGGAGAGGTACAGTGCAAAGAGACACATGCAAATGCTG GAAACTCGACATACGTTGAAATAGAAGCCCGCTTGATAACCATAGACAAAGATATGCTGCAATGTCTCGGAGAAGACCCAACCCGTGAAGGCCTCGCCAAAACCCCCGAAAGATATGCCAGGGCAATTTTATTCTTTACCAAGGGCTACACTGAGAATCCCAAGGATATTGTTGGCAATGCTATCTTCACAGTCGATAGCCGGGAGCTTGTGCTGGTCAAAGATATAGAGATATCTAGTCTCTGCGAGCATCATCTGATGCCATTTGTCGGAAAG ATCCACATAGGTTATATTCCCGATGGCCGTGTGCTTGGTCTCTCTAAGCTCGCTCGCTTGGCAGAAAGTTTTGCTCGGCGCTTACAACTCCAAGAGAGGCTCACGCAACAGATTGCCAATGCCATTCAGCAGATTCTTGAGCCTCAGGGGGTTGGTGTGATCATGGAAGCAAGCCACATGTGCATGGTCACACGAGGCACTCAAAAATTCGCCGCCATGACGACAACCTGCTGTATGACCGGCGTATTGCAGCGTGACGGCAGGGCCAGGGATCACTTCtacttccttctcaatcGGCGATAA
- a CDS encoding uncharacterized protein (COG:F;~EggNog:ENOG410PH1X;~InterPro:IPR005919,IPR029057,IPR006094,IPR000836, IPR036318,IPR016166;~PFAM:PF04275,PF01565,PF00156;~go_component: GO:0005737 - cytoplasm [Evidence IEA];~go_function: GO:0004631 - phosphomevalonate kinase activity [Evidence IEA];~go_function: GO:0016491 - oxidoreductase activity [Evidence IEA];~go_function: GO:0050660 - flavin adenine dinucleotide binding [Evidence IEA];~go_function: GO:0071949 - FAD binding [Evidence IEA];~go_process: GO:0006695 - cholesterol biosynthetic process [Evidence IEA];~go_process: GO:0009116 - nucleoside metabolic process [Evidence IEA];~go_process: GO:0055114 - oxidation-reduction process [Evidence IEA]), producing METLEQALRQRASPTASSKRSLSDYQYSAGFAIFEGCSAYEDFIVPQLCRLIAPLFNSHMKLSVLEIGPGPKSILGKLPHYFRQKIARYAAFEPNHIFATRLEKWLCAAPETEPPLLSLEGPPNIQCTPFNINRDTENSASVGSSNGNEKYNLVLFCHSMYGMKPEAKFIERALEMLVERPEDGLVVIFHRDRALQVDELVCYKTDSFYDGVVRVPDKDDVLDTFAAFVAGFIMQDMEADKAIRAEWREVCRALGNREDADPDHLLFNSPEIMVAFTRHATALPELIAQVPLVREKRIVKNREAHFYGCAATVRPTKIQHVQQCIQWALKHGVGLTVIGGGHSGHCLWPNVVSVDMAAFDQVHLLTREEKGETESDSHPLVVAEAGCKVTDIIHKSMEAGVTVPLGSRPSVGAGLWLQGGLGHLARLYGLACDHIVGAVLVSVKSGEVFCIGRVPSQHWPDGAVRPNNEIDLLWAIKGAGTNFGIIISVTFRTHVAPTYTIRNWVLPLSDDSEGQRKIQDFDNFVAGKLSRNCSADAYLYWESGQLHLGVTMFESSTTVKLSDKPPMSTSSPIDTILGPGDACRSMDGMSLFEAEMYISRMHGGHGGNKTSAFKRCLFLKGIEAVDITDRLLAAIRNRPTSLCYLHLLQGGGAITDVGADATAFSCRDWDFACVITGVWPRNRDGTEVSEAVKRWVYDVARDLLPFSSGAYGADLGPDPRDAALAAKAFGPNRPRLAQLKQSSDPHNVLAYACPLPRAPGEQTLIVLVTGESCAGKDYCANVWVAALNEKGLRARAVSISDATKQEYAAASGADFERLLYDRGYKEQHRSALTAFFHGQVHRKPRLPEEHFLNVVRGAVGLDVLLLTGMRDKAPVAALSYLVPDNRVIEVRVKASDKIRRVRGGCYRDERPADGSKINRENEPSTISSLSTALDYRPTLLFDNDTPGVETVKRFAEDYLLPFFHEDLRRLSNMVRLVPGFPRAGIDFRHVLNIAQQPEGLALCSSLLQSHFAGDWAKVDIIACCETGSLVFAPLLASQVNVPLALIREAGKLPPPTISVSRSASHISSLSLNAPTTKRIEIGRDVIPQGASVVVVDDTLATGETLVAVLQLLGKAGIPATKISILVIAEFPVHRGRDFLRQNGFGGVNIQSLLVYGTA from the coding sequence ATGGAGACCCTCGAACAGGCGCTCAGACAGCGAGCTTCGCCAACTGCGTCCTCGAAGCGGTCATTGTCCGATTATCAATACAGTGCTGGATTCGCTATATTCGAGGGCTGCTCAGCGTACGAAGACTTCATTGTCCCGCAATTATGTCGGCTCATAGCCCCTCTTTTCAACTCGCATATGAAGCTCTCAGTGCTAGAGATTGGACCCGGCCCGAAAAGCATACTTGGAAAGCTGCCCCATTATTTTCGACAAAAGATTGCAAGGTACGCTGCATTCGAGCCCAACCACATATTTGCTACGCGACTGGAAAAATGGCTTTGCGCTGCTCCGGAAACAGAACCCCCACTGCTCTCTCTGGAAGGCCCGCCCAACATCCAATGCACTCCATTCAATATAAACAGAGACACGGAGAATTCTGCCTCCGTGGGTAGCAGCAACGGCAATGAAAAGTACAACCTCGTTCTGTTCTGCCATAGCATGTATGGCATGAAACCCGAAGCGAAATTCATCGAACGGGCGCTGGAAATGCTGGTTGAGCGACCCGAAGATGGACTGGTGGTCATTTTCCATCGCGACCGGGCCCTGCAGGTTGATGAATTAGTGTGCTATAAAACGGATTCTTTTTATGACGGAGTCGTTCGTGTGCCCGATAAAGACGACGTACTGGACACCTTTGCGGCTTTCGTCGCAGGATTTATCATGCAGGATATGGAGGCGGATAAAGCTATTCGAGCCGAGTGGCGTGAGGTGTGCCGGGCCTTAGGAAATCGTGAGGATGCTGATCCCGATCATCTGTTGTTTAACTCGCCTGAGATTATGGTGGCCTTTACCCGGCACGCGACCGCGTTACCGGAGCTCATAGCTCAGGTGCCGTtggtgagggagaaaaggataGTCAAAAACCGTGAAGCTCACTTCTACGGTTGCGCTGCAACCGTACGGCCAACAAAGATTCAACACGTTCAGCAGTGCATTCAATGGGCCCTCAAGCATGGAGTGGGCCTGACAGTCATTGGCGGTGGTCACAGCGGCCACTGTCTGTGGCCCAATGTCGTCTCCGTCGACATGGCTGCCTTTGACCAGGTCCACTTGCTCACacgagaagagaaaggagagactGAATCTGATTCCCATCCCTTGGTCGTCGCCGAGGCCGGCTGCAAGGTCACTGATATTATTCACAAGTCAATGGAAGCCGGCGTGACAGTGCCCCTAGGGTCCCGCCCAAGCGTAGGTGCAGGGCTGTGGTTACAAGGCGGCCTCGGGCACCTGGCTAGACTATATGGCCTGGCGTGTGACCACATCGTCGGGGCTGTGCTAGTCAGCGTGAAATCTGGCGAGGTCTTCTGTATAGGCCGTGTACCCAGTCAGCATTGGCCGGACGGTGCCGTACGCCCAAATAACGAGATTGATCTTTTATGGGCAATCAAAGGGGCAGGAACCAATTTTGGCATCATAATCAGCGTCACCTTCAGGACTCATGTGGCACCTACCTACACAATCCGAAACTGGGTTCTTCCGCTGAGTGATGATTCTGAGGGGCAACGCAAGATTCAAGACTTTGACAACTTCGTCGCTGGCAAGCTCAGCCGGAATTGTTCAGCAGATGCGTATCTCTACTGGGAATCTGGCCAGCTGCATCTTGGCGTCACCATGTTCGAATCCTCCACGACGGTGAAGCTGTCGGATAAGCCACCAATGTCTACTTCCTCGCCTATAGACACAATTTTGGGGCCGGGAGATGCTTGCCGGTCCATGGATGGCATGAGTCTGTTTGAGGCTGAGATGTACATATCCAGGATGCACGGGGGTCATGGCGGGAACAAGACGTCCGCTTTCAAGCGGTGCCTATTCCTGAAAGGCATCGAAGCTGTGGACATCACCGATCGCTTACTGGCAGCTATTCGCAATCGTCCCACATCTTTGTGTTATCTTCATCTACTGCAAGGCGGAGGAGCGATCACCGACGTGGGGGCCGATGCCACTGCTTTCAGTTGTCGAGACTGGGATTTCGCCTGCGTGATAACTGGCGTCTGGCCCCGCAACCGAGATGGAACTGAAGTTTCTGAAGCGGTCAAACGATGGGTATATGACGTTGCCCGAGACTTGTTGCCGTTCAGTAGCGGAGCATATGGCGCTGATCTCGGGCCCGATCCAAGAGATGCTGCACTGGCGGCCAAGGCTTTTGGCCCAAACCGGCCGCGTCTGGCCCAGCTCAAGCAAAGCTCGGATCCGCACAACGTACTGGCATACGCCTGCCCACTCCCGAGAGCACCAGGGGAACAAACACTTATCGTACTTGTCACGGGCGAGAGCTGCGCTGGTAAGGACTATTGTGCCAATGTCTGGGTTGCTGCGCTTAATGAGAAAGGCCTGAGGGCGCGCGCAGTCAGCATAAGCGATGCGACTAAGCAGGAATATGCAGCGGCCTCCGGGGCCGATTTCGAGCGCCTGCTTTATGACCGTGGCTACAAGGAACAGCATCGTTCAGCATTGACGGCATTCTTCCACGGCCAGGTACACCGTAAGCCTCGGCTTCCAGAGGAGCATTTTCTGAATGTGGTGCGCGGAGCCGTAGGTTTAGACGTGCTACTATTGACTGGAATGAGAGACAAAGCGCCGGTCGCGGCTTTGTCGTATCTAGTACCAGACAACAGAGTGATTGAAGTTCGCGTCAAAGCTAGTGACAAAATACGGCGAGTTCGCGGAGGGTGTTATAGAGATGAACGCCCCGCCGATGGCAGCAAGATTAACAGAGAAAACGAACCGAGCACTATCTCGTCGCTCTCGACGGCCTTGGACTACAGACCTACGCTTCTCTTCGACAATGACACGCCCGGGGTTGAGACGGTTAAGAGGTTTGCTGAAGACTACCTGCTCCCCTTCTTTCATGAGGACTTGCGGCGATTGTCCAACATGGTACGCCTGGTACCTGGATTCCCACGCGCGGGAATCGACTTCCGTCACGTGCTCAACATCGCTCAGCAACCAGAGGGGCTGGCCCTGTGTTCATCCCTGCTACAATCTCACTTCGCAGGTGATTGGGCCAAAGTGGATATAATAGCGTGTTGCGAGACTGGCAGCTTAGTCTTCGCCCCTTTGTTGGCCTCACAGGTCAATGTGCCCTTGGCGCTCATTCGCGAAGCCGGCAAGCTTCCCCCGCCCACCATTTCCGTCTCCAGGTCTGCATCGCATATATCATCTTTGTCTTTGAATGCACCGACAACGAAGAGAATTGAGATAGGCCGAGATGTGATTCCTCAAGGCGCttcggtggtagtggtggacGATACTCTTGCTACCGGAGAAACCCTTGTTGCGGTGCTACAATTATTAGGAAAAGCTGGAATTCCTGCTACGAAGATCAGTATCTTGGTAATTGCCGAATTCCCTGTTCACCGTGGCCGCGACTTTCTGCGCCAGAATGGGTTTGGGGGAGTCAATATCCAAAGCCTTTTGGTCTATGGTACTGCTTAG
- a CDS encoding uncharacterized protein (COG:S;~EggNog:ENOG410PSQG;~InterPro:IPR000999,IPR036389;~TransMembrane:2 (o46-67i355-375o);~go_function: GO:0004525 - ribonuclease III activity [Evidence IEA];~go_process: GO:0006396 - RNA processing [Evidence IEA]) → MATPHEPKIETLEKIIGHTFSLKHLIRLARTSAGANPDNYDGNRKLSQLGASLVDSVLAIIVFFIGGSRECTANLRKAFLNKGKYYAAAKRTGIDDCIDYDKRTGPDSPEVLRKAINAIIAAVFLDTWNIKSTVVVILRIFFQTSGDRMFQELPSVSPATVEALVSISKMILALNAGVINPSVLIIEQSATTLEVSPMIHRFLEQGSKDPPLSSNAERIVTEKESVTESLSQFLREEIWSSDGDLSRNGTETEAEHDSMARISNGPNAPSTPKGGQVARRPREPHNDSETSVVTPASKRRRRAASTNVSILHGEAARQILLQERQHCAAQNMSPPEYSYFSPAIMTRALQLEKGSLGNLIILLITIASPQSIVALREMMCCARAQKTVDSHRLAVNVTKRRRYEMIKELDQKNALLRLLRWYHLLELFEQCGGSRTRYSMGYVNMTSADFEHPKRGAGNPSRKDDAKVAQAMMKELFPDLSHTSPVYAQEYVAIKHYRKVGQRLYILTDRFGPGILGLTLDPTHESEISDTMLLNPRNETFRDFVDLLEESHGQWLRRCSDAAFLLLRPLLEFTLDSTAPFRLELTDPECICMQPKCSESLLKLIA, encoded by the exons ATGGCTACCCCTCATGAACCGAAAATCGAGACACTCGAAAAGATCATAGGCCATACCTTCTCCCTAAAACATTTGATACGTCTGGCTCGCACCTCAGCAGGTGCTAATCCGGACAATTACGATGGGAATAGGAAACTATCCCAACTGGGTGCCTCTCTGGTTGACTCTGTTCTGGCTATCATAGTATTCTTCATAGGTGGCAGTAGAG AGTGTACGGCAAATTTGAGAAAGGCTTTTCTGAACAAAGGCAAATACTATGCTGCCGCGAAGCGGACTGGTATCGACGATTGCATAGACTACGATAAGCGCACCGGACCAGATTCGCCGGAGGTTCTTCGCAAAGCGATAAATGCCATTATAGCAGCCGTGTTTCTTGATACCTGGAACATCAAGTCAACAGTAGTTGTCATTCTAAG GATTTTTTTCCAGACGAGCGGCGACAGAATGTTTCAGGAACTCCCTTCTGTCTCACCTGCTACTGTGGAAGCTCTCGTATCTATTTCGAAGATGATACTAGCTCTCAACGCTGGAGTGATTAATCCTTCGGTGCTAATTATCGAGCAGTCAGCTACGACTCTTGAGGTCTCCCCAATGATACACAGGTTCCTGGAACAAGGCAGCAAAGATCCGCCTCTCTCATCAAACGCGGAGCGCATTGTGACGGAGAAGGAGTCAGTCACAGAGAGCCTATCTCAATTTCTCCGAGAGGAAATATGGTCATCGGACGGAGACCTGAGCCGCAATGGAACTGAAACTGAAGCCGAGCATGACTCGATGGCGAGGATTTCGAATGGGCCGAATGCTCCGTCAACACCAAAGGGGGGTCAGGTGGCACGCCGCCCGAGAGAACCCCACAATGACAGTGAAACATCCGTGGTTACACCTGcgtcgaagagaaggcgcAGGGCTGCAAGCACTAATGTCTCCATCTTGCATGGTGAGGCTGCCCGGCAGATTCTCTTACAAGAGAGACAGCACTGTGCCGCTCAGAATATGTCTCCGCCCGAATATAGCTATTTCTCCCCTGCTATAATGACAAGGGCCCTTCAGCTTGAGAAGGGCTCGCTCGGGAACCTTATCATCCTTTTGATAACAATTGCTAGTCCTCAATCAATAGTGGCTCTGCGCGAGATGATGTGCTGTGCGAGAGCTCAGAAGACGGTTGATTCGCATCGCCTGGCCGTGAACGTCACGAAGAGGCGAAGATATGAGATGATTAAAGAGCTCGACCAGAAAAATGCACTTCTCCGACTGCTCCGTTGGTATCACCTTCTCGAACTATTCGAGCAATGTGGTGGTTCTCGGACCCGTTACAGCATGGGATATGTAAACATGACATCTGCGGATTTCGAACATCCGAAACGGGGAGCAGGAAACCCTAGCAGGAAAGATGATGCTAAGGTGGCGcaagcgatgatgaaggagttATTCCCCGACCTAAGTCATACAAGTCCTGTGTATGCCCAGGAGTACGTTGCCATCAAGCATTACCGAAAAGTGGGACAGCGACTCTATATACTCACCGACCGGTTCGGTCCCGGAATCCTTGGTCTCACTTTGGACCCCACTCATGAGTCGGAGATATCAGATACCAT GCTGTTAAATCCGAGAAATGAGACATTTCGTGATTTTGTAGATCTCCTCGAAGAATCGCATGGACAATGGCTGAGGAGATGCAGCGATGCAGCTTTCTTGTTGCTTCGCCCATTGCTCGAGTTTACCCTCGACAGCACCGCGCCTTTTCGTTTGGAGCTTACGGATCCCGAATGCATTTGCATGCAGCCTAAGTGCTCAGAGTCTCTTCTGAAGCTTATTGCCTAG